The following coding sequences lie in one Methanothermobacter sp. MT-2 genomic window:
- a CDS encoding excinuclease ABC, subunit A yields the protein MEKNIMIKGAREHNLQNINLKIPRDKFIVITGISGSGKSSLAFDTIYAEGQRRYVESLSAYARQFLGQMKKPDVDYIEGLSPAISIDQKATKMNPRSTVGTITEIYDYLRLLFARIGKPHCYICGKEISQQTSTQIIDQILQEKDGTRIYILAPIIKDRKGEHKRVLEKLKKDGFVRVRVDGEIHSLEEDFNLEKNHKHTIDVIVDRLIIRSDTNFRKRLADSVETSLKLGEGTLIILYHDTMKEKVFSEHFTCTDCGINFEEISPRMFSFNSPHGACPECNGLGNKLEIDPDLVVPKPELSLNQGAIIPWSKSLKKENYYYQMLKALAKHYGFSMDTPFQDLDPEHQKIILYGSQDRIQFVFKRKNRKYRVNRRFEGVIPRLERIYLETKSNYMRRYIGEFMSNRPCPTCGGSRLRPESLAVTINGKSIHEITEMSIKEAMEFFQELKLTQREEHIAKDVLREIKERLKFLVDVGLEYLTLSRPSGTLAGGEAQRIRLATQIGSGLVGVLYILDEPTIGLHQRDNIRLINTLKKLRDLGNTLIVVEHDPETILSADYIIDIGPGAGEHGGRIVATGTPKDIMENQESLTGKYLSGQKTIPTPTKRRKPDGKHLTIIGAKEHNLKEINVKIPLGVFTCVTGVSGSGKSTLINDILYKGLYERLNNKHMNPGKHKDMKGVHYLDKVVIIDQSPIGRTPRSNPATYTGVFTYIRELFAQTPEAKKRGYKPGRFSFNVKGGRCEACNGDGIIKIEMHFLADVYIPCEVCKGKRYNEETLQVRYKGKNIADILDMTVEEALDFFHNVPSVKNKLQTLYDVGLGYIKLGQPATTLSGGEAQRVKLAKELSRKSTGKTLYILDEPTTGLHFDDIKKLLDVLNRLVDAGNTVVVIEHNLDVIKMADHIIDLGPEGGEEGGRIVAEGTPEEVAESGTYTGRFLKKVIESSKPSFEAIIPSAGELPHPLGWGFSRST from the coding sequence ATGGAAAAGAATATCATGATCAAAGGTGCAAGGGAGCACAACCTCCAAAACATAAACCTCAAAATCCCAAGGGACAAATTTATTGTCATAACCGGAATAAGCGGATCAGGAAAATCATCACTCGCATTCGACACAATATACGCAGAAGGACAAAGAAGATACGTAGAATCCCTATCAGCATACGCAAGACAATTCCTAGGACAGATGAAAAAACCAGACGTAGACTATATCGAGGGACTGTCACCAGCCATATCAATAGACCAGAAAGCCACAAAAATGAACCCAAGATCCACCGTAGGAACAATAACAGAAATATACGATTACCTCAGACTACTCTTTGCGCGTATAGGCAAACCCCACTGCTACATTTGTGGAAAAGAAATCTCACAACAAACCTCAACACAAATCATAGACCAGATACTCCAAGAAAAAGACGGTACAAGAATATACATACTAGCACCGATCATAAAAGACCGGAAGGGAGAACACAAAAGGGTGCTGGAAAAACTCAAAAAGGACGGATTCGTAAGAGTCCGTGTAGACGGTGAAATACACAGCCTAGAAGAAGATTTCAACCTTGAAAAGAACCATAAACATACAATAGATGTTATAGTAGACAGGCTCATAATACGCTCAGACACAAACTTCAGAAAAAGACTAGCAGATTCCGTCGAAACAAGCCTAAAATTAGGTGAAGGCACACTAATAATCCTATACCATGACACTATGAAAGAAAAAGTCTTCAGCGAACACTTCACATGCACAGACTGCGGCATAAACTTCGAAGAAATCAGCCCAAGGATGTTCTCATTCAACAGCCCCCATGGAGCCTGCCCAGAATGCAACGGCCTTGGAAATAAACTGGAAATCGACCCAGACCTTGTAGTCCCAAAACCCGAACTCTCATTAAACCAGGGAGCCATCATACCATGGAGCAAGTCCCTGAAAAAAGAAAACTACTACTATCAGATGCTCAAAGCCTTAGCCAAACACTACGGATTCAGCATGGACACACCATTCCAAGACCTCGACCCAGAACACCAAAAAATCATATTATACGGATCCCAGGATAGAATACAATTCGTATTCAAAAGAAAAAACAGAAAATATCGCGTCAATAGAAGATTCGAAGGTGTAATCCCCCGCCTAGAAAGAATCTACCTAGAAACCAAATCCAATTATATGAGAAGATACATCGGAGAATTCATGAGCAACAGACCCTGCCCCACATGTGGCGGTAGCAGACTCCGCCCCGAAAGCCTCGCAGTTACAATAAATGGCAAATCAATCCACGAAATCACTGAAATGTCAATCAAAGAAGCCATGGAATTCTTCCAAGAACTCAAATTAACCCAAAGAGAAGAACACATAGCAAAAGACGTTCTAAGAGAAATAAAAGAACGTCTAAAATTCCTAGTCGACGTCGGACTAGAATACCTAACACTAAGCAGACCATCAGGGACGCTCGCAGGCGGAGAAGCCCAAAGAATCAGACTAGCCACACAAATAGGCTCAGGACTCGTAGGAGTGCTCTACATCCTAGATGAACCAACCATAGGCCTACACCAAAGAGACAACATCAGATTAATAAACACCCTAAAAAAACTCAGAGACCTCGGCAACACACTAATAGTTGTCGAACACGACCCAGAAACCATATTATCCGCAGATTATATCATTGATATAGGCCCAGGAGCCGGTGAACACGGAGGCCGCATAGTCGCAACAGGAACCCCAAAGGACATAATGGAAAACCAAGAATCACTCACAGGAAAATACCTTTCAGGCCAAAAAACAATACCAACACCCACCAAACGAAGAAAACCTGATGGTAAACACCTCACGATAATTGGCGCCAAGGAACACAACTTGAAAGAAATCAACGTTAAAATACCACTAGGAGTCTTCACATGTGTTACAGGCGTCTCAGGTTCCGGTAAAAGCACCCTTATCAACGACATCCTCTACAAAGGCCTCTATGAAAGATTAAACAACAAACATATGAATCCAGGTAAACATAAAGACATGAAAGGCGTACATTACCTAGACAAAGTCGTGATAATAGACCAATCACCCATAGGAAGAACACCACGCTCCAACCCCGCAACATACACCGGAGTATTCACATACATAAGAGAACTTTTCGCCCAAACACCCGAAGCGAAAAAAAGAGGATACAAGCCGGGCCGATTCAGTTTCAACGTGAAAGGAGGCAGATGCGAAGCCTGTAATGGTGATGGGATCATAAAAATAGAAATGCATTTCCTAGCCGACGTTTACATCCCATGTGAAGTATGTAAAGGTAAAAGATACAACGAAGAAACACTACAAGTCAGATACAAGGGAAAAAACATTGCCGATATACTTGACATGACAGTGGAAGAAGCATTAGATTTCTTCCATAATGTACCATCAGTCAAAAATAAACTCCAAACCCTATATGATGTTGGCTTGGGCTATATAAAATTGGGACAACCCGCAACAACATTATCTGGCGGCGAAGCACAAAGAGTCAAACTTGCAAAGGAATTAAGCAGAAAAAGCACAGGCAAAACACTCTATATATTAGATGAGCCCACCACAGGCCTGCACTTTGATGATATAAAAAAGCTTTTAGATGTGCTAAATCGCCTTGTAGATGCGGGGAATACCGTGGTGGTCATAGAACATAATCTGGATGTTATTAAAATGGCCGATCATATAATAGACCTTGGACCGGAAGGAGGCGAAGAGGGAGGTAGAATAGTCGCGGAAGGAACGCCCGAAGAAGTTGCAGAATCAGGAACATACACCGGAAGGTTTTTAAAAAAGGTGATAGAATCCTCAAAACCCTCATTCGAGGCAATAATCCCAAGTGCAGGTGAACTACCCCACC